Proteins encoded in a region of the Mercenaria mercenaria strain notata chromosome 1, MADL_Memer_1, whole genome shotgun sequence genome:
- the LOC128556236 gene encoding uncharacterized protein LOC128556236 — protein MITAVIEDTDDKSMVAFTDGSCRGNPGPCGSGAFVLLPYGETVELKQPVSKHSSILVGELVAIKITLVLVTEEIKKRQIQKVKILSDSQSAVGILSLGWENNSHPHLCSEIRQLWRQVEETGCKIDLQWTPGHANIHGNDKADALAKEAAKEAEDMEAEEFDQPTSQTEIRAAASLATCDKWQRRWEISESGRTLFQYQPKVNRNKVNFDGLPHQRSILALQSGYCLKDYNYKVGLTDCPYCECGSRETVEHFYCECPLYTSAREKAKKEMFLLTGIPVFSEKPFLTIDENDPYKEWRRAINNELNDFIEATKRFGTRGPRKFLA, from the coding sequence ATGATAACCGCCGTGATAGAAGATACCGATGACAAGTCAATGGTAGCATTTACAGATGGCTCATGTAGAGGAAACCCTGGACCCTGTGGCTCAGGAGCCTTTGTTCTCCTGCCATATGGGGAGACAGTAGAGTTGAAACAGCCAGTTTCCAAACACTCTTCAATACTGGTTGGTGAACTGGTTGCAATTAAGATAACGCTGGTCCTTGTCACAGAGGAAATCAAAAAGCGGCAGATACAAAAAGTAAAGATCCTGAGTGATAGTCAGTCGGCAGTGGGAATCCTATCATTAGGCTGGGAGAACAATTCACATCCCCACCTTTGCTCCGAAATACGCCAACTATGGAGGCAAGTGGAGGAAACCGGCTGCAAAATAGACCTCCAGTGGACACCAGGGCATGCTAACATACATGGAAATGACAAAGCTGACGCCCTTGCTAAAGAAGCAGCCAAGGAGGCTGAAGACATGGAGGCAGAGGAGTTTGATCAGCCCACCAGTCAGACAGAGATACGTGCTGCAGCATCCCTGGCTACCTGTGACAAGTGGCAACGTAGATGGGAAATTTCAGAAAGTGGGCGAACTCTTTTCCAGTACCAACCAAAAGTCAACCGCAACAAAGTAAACTTTGATGGTCTACCACATCAAAGAAGCATATTAGCGCTACAGAGTGGGTACTGTTTGAAGGACTACAATTACAAAGTTGGTTTGACTGACTGTCCATACTGCGAATGTGGAAGTCGTGAGACAGTGGAGCACTTTTACTGTGAGTGCCCTTTATACACCAGTGCAAGAGAGAAGGCAAAGAAAGAGATGTTCCTCTTGACGGGTATACCAGTCTTCAGTGAGAAGCCTTTCCTAACCATTGATGAAAATGACCCCTACAAAGAATGGCGACGGGCGATCAACAACGAACTGAATGACTTTATTGAAGCCACCAAGCGTTTTGGAACCCGTGGTCCGAGAAAGTTTCTCGCGTAA
- the LOC128557215 gene encoding uncharacterized protein LOC128557215, which translates to MKGPRTRYLRVTEKEVIPVEIHSVKNSMEDGYEEWLRDRHVQEILQLLHGTITTYIEMKRNKQTSNKQLQKPSDIVTGSSVRFGYMFRSRPASQMCLIEDGLSSELSDNCSLRSFHVLKDKLVVFAHPLIPGSPNRMSQLMKVLNVKRQSTGQSVSISSYFQKIPTQTVPQTILSSQETSGSQSTVNSDIGVAESTSHSQNSQELTAKENQSVTCIPEAPPSEGHRKKIKNILERGEIGHSKRRKRRPLNPADQQSRETGSVNKNNAEDSNEDKVTSVRSRLHQSDQQSKKMKQLNENCSNEIRSEHSEERHTEKCRSVQLDQESRKREVVNENSVDMCDQRVSENNGKREQTSTKMIKNITVTACQSPLIKIDSKESFMVGDVQVSLVDSPVVKIEDEKKDRGDSITLISLEQMNDIQREKGNSHSNSDQYMNNQSDSADDTLENQSEPQFDSSNEMLALPSASFCTEEARRKSSAIDMKRLKNYLKSYEADVDTDLVTESPKFRTRKSEKEKGNDEATSASVDKSEHDEIKVDKISSIKPEMLGHNKGDTKTLHKQKFKRKFPTFSDSDSDGSLPDKKAKIGPSSEKFVNLENMKKTSKKIQISNSFFSGEGGKAQPTLSFFMSNKKSLTNKKLSSAKWPEAGTSRDIEDEDDDDIGDIDCELIKELSDFPKVKNEADVELKNEIRAISSIGKLNEEHLQYLIRNNEKYLRSIFEGKVACERHQAYKKGGKSRRDLNYNSRLGQYTEEQVDTVMESLIAIFCKRHHKYLDYIMKVLLPEMLIKVHMDIHSTSHEESERSIASKQKTSP; encoded by the exons ATGAAGGGTCCAAGAACTCGTTACTTACGG GTGACTGAAAAAGAGGTTATTCCTGTTGAAATTCATAGTGTGAAGAATTCTATGGAAGATGGTTATGAGGAGTGGCTTAGAGACAGACATGTACAG GAAATTTTACAACTGTTGCATGGAACTATTACAACATACATAGAGATGAAGAGAAACAAACAAACTAGTAATAAACAGCTACAGAAACCTTCAGATATTGTGACAG GATCAAGTGTAAGATTTGGATATATGTTCAGATCAAGACCTGCCAGTCAGATGTGTCTCATTGAAGATGGCCTTTCCTCGGAACTCTCTGATA ATTGTAGTCTGAGAAGTTTCCATGTGTTGAAGGACAAGCTGGTAGTGTTTGCACATCCTCTCATACCTGGTAGTCCAAATAGAATGTCACAG TTGATGAAAGTTCTGAATGTGAAGCGACAGTCAACTGGGCAAAGTGTCAGTATCAGCAGTTACTTCCAGAAGATCCCTACCCAGACTGTGCCGCAAACTATTCTTAGTTCACAGGAAACATCAGGGTCACAGTCTACTGTAAATTCAGATATAGGTGTAGCTGAATCTACTTCACATTCCCAGAATTCTCAGGAATTGACTGCTAAGGAGAACCAGTCTGTTACATGTATACCAGAAGCACCTCCTAGTGAGGGacatagaaagaaaataaaaaatat ATTAGAACGAGGTGAAATTGGACATTCCAAAAGACGAAAACGAAGACCACTTAATCCAGCAGATCAGCAATCGAGGGAAACAGGTAGTGTGAACAAAAACAATGCTGAAGATAGTAATGAAGACAAAGTGACTTCAGTAAGAAGCAGACTTCATCAGTCAGATCAGCAgtctaaaaaaatgaaacagcTGAATGAAAATTGCTCCAATGAAATCAGATCTGAGCATTCTGAAGAAAGACATACTGAAAAATGTAGATCTGTTCAACTGGACCAGGAGTCGAGAAAACGCGAAGTTGTTAATGAAAACAGTGTGGATATGTGTGATCAGAGAGTTTCTGAAAATAATGGTAAAAGAGAACAGACAAGtacgaaaatgataaaaaatataaccGTGACAGCTTGTCAGAGTCCTCTTATTAAAATAGACTCAAAAGAGTCTTTTATGGTAGGTGATGTTCAGGTTAGTTTAGTAGACAGCCCTGTTGTGAAAATAGAAGATGAAAAAAAGGATAGAGGAGATTCCATAACATTAATTAGTTTAGAACAAATGAATGATATTCAGAGAGAAAAGGGAAACAGTCATTCAAACTCAGATCAGTATATGAATAACCAGTCTGATTCTGCTGATGACACATTAGAGAACCAGTCAGAGCCTCAGTTTGATTCATCCAATGAAATGCTTGCACTTCCATCAGCAAGCTTTTGCACTGAGGAAGCTAGACGAAAATCAAGTGCAATAGATATGAAAAGACTTAAGAATTACTTAAAGTCGTATGAAGCAGATGTTGACACTGATTTGGTCACAGAATCACCAAAATTTAGAACTCGCAAATCAGAAAAAGAGAAAGGCAATGATGAAGCTACTTCTGCATCAGTTGATAAATCAGAACATGATGAAATTAAAGTAGACAAGATTAGCAGTATAAAGCCAGAAATGTTGGGGCATAATAAAGGGGATACTAAAACATTgcataaacaaaaatttaaaagaaaatttccaaCATTTTCGGATTCTGATTCTGATGGAAGCTTACCAGACAAGAAAGCTAAAATCGGACCAAGCAGTGAGAAATTTGTGAAtttagaaaacatgaaaaaaacttcaaaaaagatTCAAATATCAAACTCTTTCTTTTCTGGTGAAGGTGGTAAAGCTCAACCAACATTGTcatttttcatgtcaaacaagAAATCTTTGACCAATAAGAAATTATCTTCAGCAAAATGGCCTGAAGCAGGAACGTCAAGGGATATAgaagatgaagatgatgatgatatagGTGATATAGACTGTGAATTGATTAAAGAACTCTCGGACTTTCCAAAAGTGAAAAATGAAGCAGATGTTGAATTGAAAAACGAAATTAGGGCAATAAG ttCCATTGGGAAATTGAATGAAGAACATCTTCAGTATCTGATAAGgaacaatgaaaaatatcttcGGAGCATATTTGAAGGGAAGGTCGCTTGTGAACGGCATCAGGCATATAAAAAAGGTGGAAAGAGCAGAA ggGACTTAAATTATAACTCAAGACTGGGTCAGTATACAGAAGAACAAGTGGACACAGTGATGGAAAGTCTTATTGCCATTTTCTGTAAAAGACATCACAAG tatttagATTACATAATGAAAGTATTACTACCAGAGATGTTGATCAAGGTACACATGGATATACACAGTACTAGTCATGAAGAGAGTGAGAGAAGTATAGCATCTAAACAAAAGACAAGTCCATAG
- the LOC128557216 gene encoding uncharacterized protein LOC128557216, producing MTEIPADMSCTEVSQIWHKPRGDKIEPEPVMKLTFAKAATDRQLRKREPVKCYLYDGRAKKSKGTLAPSKEEVATIQEIVGARNSNIPIVYLTKDHSTTHSTDTLFGEVPTGSPLSYQLQDYHSSKSEFSAYILSEVDIVLQDNLRFPDIPVPNSSLNIDLTQLDETSKTFLQSLDVTKARSEEIEQITIDQSQNKLWHEMRKNRLTASKFGDVINRRSEPSEAFVKNLFTCKDLSSVKSISHGRDKEDTARKLYTKKMKNNCKHNVSVFRTGLLINPSCPYLGASPDGKVLDRSSYDHFGLLEIKYPYKYRNTTPAEAARNTDFCLEIRDEKLHLKR from the coding sequence ATGACAGAGATCCCAGCAGATATGTCATGTACAGAAGTGAGCCAAATATGGCATAAGCCACGTGGGGACAAAATTGAACCAGAACCAGTAATGAAGCTCACCTTTGCCAAAGCAGCAACTGACAGACAGCTACGTAAAAGGGAACCtgtgaaatgttatttgtatgaCGGGCGTGCAAAAAAAAGTAAAGGAACTTTGGCACCATCAAAAGAGGAGGTAGCTACTATACAAGAAATAGTTGGAGCACGCAACAGTAACATTCCTATAGTGTATTTAACTAAAGACCACTCAACAACACACTCAACTGACACATTATTTGGAGAAGTTCCTACAGGTTCCCCACTCAGTTATCAACTCCAAGACTATCACAGCTCTAAGTCTGAATTTTCAGCGTACATTCTCAGCGAAGTTGATATTGTTTTGCAAGACAACCTTCGCTTCCCTGATATACCTGTACCAAATTCAAGTCTTAACATAGACTTAACTCAACTTGATGAAACAAGCAAAACATTCTTGCAATCACTGGACGTAACTAAAGCCAGGTCTGAGGAGATTGAACAAATCACTATCGATCAGTCTCAGAATAAACTATGGCATGAGATGCGTAAAAATAGACTTACAGCATCAAAGTTTGGCGACGTTATAAATAGAAGAAGTGAACCAAGTGAAGCTTTTgtcaaaaatttatttacatgcaAAGATTTATCAAGTGTAAAATCAATTTCACACGGCAGAGATAAAGAAGATACTGCACGAAAATTGTacactaaaaaaatgaaaaacaattgtaAACATAATGTGTCAGTATTTCGCACAGGACTCCTAATAAATCCAAGCTGTCCTTATCTTGGAGCCTCCCCAGACGGCAAAGTTTTAGACAGGTCATCTTATGATCACTTCGGGCTGTTGGAAATTAAGTACCcatataaatatagaaatactacACCCGCGGAAGCAGCAAGAAATACAGACTTCTGTCTTGAAATAAGGGACGAGAAGCTGCATTTAAAAAGGTAA
- the LOC128556257 gene encoding uncharacterized protein LOC128556257, with protein MNNIVHSNPKLNLLRFYTGFATIAVFNTVLELIVPKKDRSSITYWDRRKSSSYTSGAEYFESDYEMSESESSDEEDFDASQASRTYKLSLEDEFLLTVMKLRQGLFNKDLANSFQISLSMVSRIFNTWINLIYIRLGSMKVFPHRDIISKHMTHDFKKQYPNVMLIIDCTELKIQMPSSLVRKSQTYSDYKLANTYKRLVGVDSRGGIMFVSHLYTGGISDKVICQRSGLFDLLKQKIETGELKRGDGIMADKGFTIANELNEIGLCLNIPPFLGKRKRLSAANVQDTHVIAHHRIHVERAIGKVRNFHIFDRRLPIKSAGVVNQIWTDCHLLSNFQDPLIAKTSTDDD; from the coding sequence ATGAATAACATCGTACATTCCAATCCTAAGCTGAATTTGTTACGTTTTTATACAGGCTTTGCAACTATTGCAGTTTTCAATACCGTTTTAGAACTGATTGTGCCAAAGAAGGACCGAAGTTCAATAACATACTGGGATCGACGCAAAAGTAGTTCATACACATCTGGAGCtgaatattttgaaagtgactaTGAAATGTCAGAAAGTGAAAGCAGTGATGAAGAAGATTTTGATGCATCTCAAGCATCCAGGACTTACAAACTTTCTTTGGAGGATGAATTCTTACTGACTGTAATGAAACTTAGACAGGGGTTATTTAACAAGGACTTGgcaaacagttttcaaatttcgTTATCAATGGTGTCAAGAATTTTCAATACATGGATAAATTTAATCTACATAAGACTAGGTTCTATGAAAGTTTTTCCTCATCGTGatataatatcaaaacatatgaCACATGATTTTAAAAAGCAGTATCCAAATGTAATGCTAATTATTGATTGCACTGAGTTAAAAATACAAATGCCTTCTTCGTTAGTACGAAAGTCACAAACGTATTCTGACTACAAGTTGGCAAACACATATAAACGCCTCGTTGGAGTAGACAGTCGTGGAGGAATAATGTTTGTGTCACATTTATACACTGGTGGAATTTCAGACAAAGTAATTTGTCAACGCAGTGGTctctttgatttgttaaaacaaaaaatagagaCTGGCGAATTAAAACGTGGAGACGGAATCATGGCAGATAAAGGATTTACAATTGCAAACGAATTGAACGAGATAGGTCTCTGTCTAAACATTCCTCCATTCCTTGGAAAAAGAAAACGATTGTCTGCTGCAAATGTACAGGATACACATGTAATAGCTCATCATCGGATACATGTTGAAAGGGCCATAGGAAAAGTTAGAAACTTCCATATATTTGACAGAAGATTACCTATTAAATCTGCTGGTGTTGTAAACCAAATATGGACTGATTGTCACCTTTTGTCAAATTTCCAGGACCCTCTTATTGCAAAAACTTCAACTGACGATGACTAA
- the LOC128556277 gene encoding 52 kDa repressor of the inhibitor of the protein kinase-like — protein MVFYCCVPNCKSSGFDENVSMHKFPNDERQIKVWKDRIRRSGSSATKDDFRVTASTRVCSKHFQSVDYVCPDAAKKRLKCDAVPSVFTWIHTPNGSHRERESLRTAMRQTLHQKARRECIRKYRLI, from the exons ATGGTGTTTTACTGCTGTGTTCCCAATTGTAAATCTTCAggatttgatgaaaatgtatcAATGCATAAATTTCCAAATGATGAAAGGCAAATTAAG gtGTGGAAAGACAGGATACGTAGGTCAGGGTCATCGGCTACAAAGGATGACTTTAGAGTAACAGCCAGCACCAGAGTCTGTTCAAAACATTTCCAATCTGTAGACTATGTTTGCCCAGATGCAGCAAAGAAACGTTTAAAGTGTGATGCAGTTCCATCTGTTTTCACATGGATTCACACACCAAACGGAAGTCACCGAGAAAGAGAAAGTTTGAGGACAGCGATGAGACAAACACTGCATCAGAAGGCGAGGAGAGAGTGCATCAGGAAGTACAGGCTAATATAG